The following proteins are encoded in a genomic region of Burkholderia pyrrocinia:
- the flgM gene encoding flagellar biosynthesis anti-sigma factor FlgM, with the protein MKIDSTPNPSPLAPTGNGATRAQSGAAQSSAQAADAGSTGGDASVNLSGLSGQLRSVSASGNADIDTGLVQSIKDALNNGTLTIDANKIADGVLNTARELLQQQRPQGS; encoded by the coding sequence GTGAAGATCGATTCCACTCCGAACCCGAGCCCCCTCGCGCCGACCGGCAACGGCGCGACCCGTGCGCAATCCGGCGCGGCCCAGTCGTCCGCGCAGGCAGCCGACGCAGGATCGACCGGCGGCGACGCGAGCGTGAACCTGTCGGGTCTGTCGGGTCAGTTGCGCTCGGTATCCGCGTCCGGCAACGCCGATATCGACACGGGCCTGGTCCAGTCGATCAAGGACGCGCTGAACAACGGCACGCTGACGATCGACGCGAACAAGATTGCCGACGGCGTATTGAACACCGCCCGCGAGCTGCTGCAGCAGCAGCGCCCGCAGGGCAGCTAA
- a CDS encoding flagella synthesis protein FlgN, translating into MREELLATVNDEHATVEAFASLLAYEEKALTTAEPLEMLPGIVEQKSALIDRLAQLERTRDTQLSALGFPSGKKGMDQAAERDARLAGRWQLLQQAAERARQANANNGMLIRIRMDYNERALAVLRSAPAPAGVYGPDGRVSALMR; encoded by the coding sequence ATGAGAGAAGAGCTGCTGGCCACGGTCAACGACGAACACGCGACGGTCGAGGCGTTCGCGTCCCTGCTCGCCTACGAGGAAAAGGCGCTGACGACGGCGGAGCCGCTCGAGATGCTGCCCGGGATCGTCGAGCAGAAAAGCGCGCTGATCGACCGGCTCGCGCAGCTCGAACGCACGCGCGACACGCAGCTTTCCGCGCTCGGCTTTCCGTCCGGCAAGAAGGGGATGGACCAGGCCGCCGAACGCGATGCACGCCTCGCCGGCCGCTGGCAACTGCTGCAGCAGGCCGCCGAACGCGCGCGCCAGGCCAATGCGAACAACGGGATGCTGATCCGGATCCGGATGGACTACAACGAGCGCGCGCTCGCGGTGCTGCGCTCGGCGCCCGCGCCGGC